Within the Eucalyptus grandis isolate ANBG69807.140 chromosome 1, ASM1654582v1, whole genome shotgun sequence genome, the region ATTTACTTTGTGCAGTGGCTTGTTGAGTATAATGCGGCCTTAGCATCAATTTGCTTCATGATTTTGCTTGGTTTTACGGATGATGTCCTTGATGTTCCCTGGAGAGTGTAAGTATCTGTCAATCCTCCATCTTTTCCAGATGATATGAGAATTTACTTCGATAGTATGAGAAAACTCGTGTTGTTATAAGAAGCTCAACCATTCATCACATGTTTTATGTGAACAAATTATGAGATGGAACTGACTCTATTCTGGATTTCCTTCTAATCTGCAAGAACAGGAAGTTAATCCTACCATCATTTGCTGCTCTTCCATTGCTGATGGCCTATGCTGGACATACAACTATTATCATACCAAAGCCTCTAACTCCATACGTTGGTATGGAGATATTGGACTTAGGTATGTTTTAGGATCATAGTTCAAAAGTCTCTAAGCAGTGAATGCATTCAAAGCTTTTGTTTCCATGTATTTTTCTATATCTTGCACACCCTCAAGGTGATCTATTTTCGGAAATTGTGTACAGCTGGACACGATATTTAGAGTGGACATGCATGTTGATGTAGATAACCTTATATCTGTTCTCCAAAATGTCCCGTTGGAGCGTTAGTATGTTGGCCTACTGGGATAACATAGATTGAGCTACCTATCTTTTTGTTACTGACCTAAGTAAAAAAGTGTGTAAAAACCTAATTTTGATTCATGCGCTGGCTGGAAACTCATAATGGATGGTGTAAGTAATGTTGGACATAAGGAGAGGATTGAATATGGGCAATCACCAAGATATTTATTGTTGTCTTGACCATTGAGTTGCATATCCTCTATGTCGCAAATCTAATTATGATGTGGACAGGATGGATTTATAAGTTATACATGGGACTTTTGGCGGTTTTTTGCACAAACTCCATCAACATTCATGCTGGCTTAAATGGTCTTGAAGTGGGGCAAACAGTTGTCATTGCAGCTGCGGTAAGCACAAATTTGTGAGTCTTTAGCATCCTGTTATATAAGAATCTGACACATTTAATCCATTTACAGATTCTGCTACACAACATTATCCAAATTGGAGCATCGAAAGATCCCGAGTACATGCAGGCTCATGCATTTTCTATTTATCTTGTTCAACCGATGTTAGCCACATCCTTGGCTTTACTTTCATACAATTGGTAATCTAATGAATGTCTATTCTCGGtatttcgaatttattattACTATGTGGAGAACCAACATCTGATAATACTCATGTCTCTGCCCAATTTAGGTATCCATCTTCAGTTTTTGTTGGAGATACGTACACTTATTTTGCTGGGATGACAATGGCAGTGGTTGGGATTCTAGGACATTACAGGTAGGCCCTTTCTTGTGGCCTTCCACATCTTAGAGATGCACTTTCACTGTTTAAGGAGATATTAACTATTAAGTGCAGGCATAAGCGAAAGTGCTTCTatcttttttcagttttttaatCTGTCTTACCTGCATCTGCTGTTTTATCAGCTGAAGTACAAGAATTATTCTAGTTATTCTGCACCAGTTAGAAAACTAGTATATGCTGCCCATACTTTGTTTTTAAATGATTTACAGCAAGTTAAACTTCGTAGATCGTATTCCAAACTGAATGAATTAAACCATGTGACTAGCTTTTTAGACTCTAGAAAAGTGAAATGTCATGGGGCTCTGCACATAAGTCCTTTGAAGACTTGATGGTTAATTACATGTCTTTTGAACTTGTCCCCTGATGGTGATATTCCCCTTTACGTATGCACAATTAGCTGTTAAATTATCTATGGAAAATGAGAGCTGCTGTTTTAAAATGATACCATAAAAGTCATTAGTTATGTTGTTATCATGTGGGTTCCAATTTTTAGCTTAGGTGAAGCTTCCACTCGGTCCCAAAATTGCAAGTTTccacagtttttttttctcctggTCATCAATCTGCACGGTTGCATTTGCTATTGCAGCTGAATTCTTGACAATGCTTTGGAGctaattatttttccatttctattcaATATGGTTCAGTGAAACATTGCTGATCTTCTTCCTCCCGCAAATTCTGAACTTTTTACTTTCACTTCctcaggttctctctctctctctctctctctctctcaattccGTGTATTATTAGTGTCGGTTTTTTATCAACTCAAGCTTCTTTTTGCAGCTAGCGGGATTTGTGAAATGTCCAAGGCATCGTTTACCTAGGTAGTattatttacctcaaatttttaGGCTTTCACTATGGTAATAATAATCTATGTAATTTGATGACCTGATGACTTTATGTTGACGAATTTCAGGTTTGATCCCCAGAGTGGACTACTGACTGGCACCAACGATGGGACACTAGTCAATTTCTTTCTCAGAGCATTCGGCCAGAAAACAGAAAAGTCACTTTGCATCCTTCTTCTCCTGTTCCAGGTTTTCTTCATCTTGCTCTGATTCTTTACTAgatgaaggaaaaataataaaattagcaCTCTTGGTTCTCTGAATCATAATGGGCAAGAAAGATTTCCCATTATTGCTCTTTATAGGTCCTGCCCATTAATGAGTTTTGTCTGGACTAAAAGGTGCTGTTCTGCAACATCTTGCCCTAGTGGGAATTTTAGTGGGTTCTTCGGATGACCATTCATCAGGGCTGCTAGATGGTTCACCTTTTCCCTGTTTTAGAGACCAATAGTTATATCTAttataagtttttattttcctttttgatagaAGCATCTATTCTTGCCTCAAATGGACATCACATATAATTGGTATCACCATGCAtcatcttatttttcatttctctgcTTAGCCATTCTTCAGGATAGTCACAAATTGGTATATGTTTAACTTCCGACAGGCTATGGCATGCGGCTTCTGTTTCTTGTTGAGGTGGTTACTTGCCGGATGGTACAAGTAGAGTGGTAGTGCGTTACTGGTTCTGCTCATGAATTTGTGGAGCTTTGCCTCTAGATGGCGGCACATGTTGTATGTGTTTGAACTTCAATCACAGAGTAACTTCACCCCTTCAGGGCGCGCAGATGTTTTGGAGAGATGCCAGAGATTGTAGCTTCGATGGAGTTTTGATTTTGACACGAGATAGTTAAAAAGTGTGCTCTCTGACCAGCATGTTCTGTATTAGTTTTGTTTAGTTGTTTAACATGAGTGCAAAGTTGAAAAGTTTTTGCAATTCTTGAGCCGTCTGTAACCATGCTTTTACAGCTCACTTTTAAAGTTGAAGATACTGATTAGTTCTCTTAACTTTCTTTGTCAAAGCGATGTCTGAGGTATGTGATCAGACAAATGTAAGATTTTGGCGGGGGATTCTGGCAGAAACGTCTTAGTATTTTGACGGAGAAACTGTCTTGTAATTTAGCGAGGATAGCTACTAAGATGGGTTCAATTCATTGTGCTCCGtccaaattttaccaaaacCAATTATACTTATATACTAAATCCCATGTATCATAAGGATGAACTCAATGGCTTttgcgtgtgtgtgtgtatatatccATATGTAATGAAGAAAATGGGTGGGGGACCGGTATTTGGGTGATGCGGCTTAATCCACAATTTCGTTCctgcttctttttattttctcattttggtTGAGCGTTGGTAGGTGAGATCTTTCTatagtttttgtgttttcttttttatattagcGGTGGTGAGTGATTTTCTTAGATTATTTTTGGTCCAATTGGTAAACAATATTGTGAATTCAactcttgttgttgttgttattgtttttctgtcaattttgaaattaagattgaaattttgattcttatatgtTCTTCAAGACTAATGTCTTGAATATTCTTGCACCAAACGATCAAAGAATTAGACATGAtttgctttaaaaaataaatttaaaaatgatgATTGTGCGACACTCAAATTTTATTCTGGATAGTATGCAGCACGTCCTAGAATTGATTTAGTTTAATCAATTGCAACTATATAcacatgatatgtgattttttttttttttggtcgtcacatgatatgtgattttaacaCGACATGATTCTGTCAATCGATGTATAAAATTGTCATTCAAAAGACAACATTTTATCTTAGAATTGATGTACTGGCTGATgagttcaaaattaaaattttgatgaattattcaattttttcaaagaaaagtaTTAACCTCCTTACAATGAGCATTGTGGTAAACCTAACTAAAGAacaattgcattttcaattgctttataTTGCTcgacttttaaattatttgagAGATATGATATTATATAAGATAACTAATGTTAAGTCCAACAAGAAAGAACAGTGTGCATCACAATTACTTATCCATTATGTATTCAACGCacattttatttcttcaattctcGTCTATTGCTGCATTCAATCTACAAGTCGGTATAGTTTTTTCGCAATAACAAAACTCCTTTTAATGTCGCCAGGCAAAGGGTATTTCATATTTCAATATGCAGAACTGAAGGAGCGCAAGCAAATCTGGAATATTTAACAAACCAAGTTTCCTAATTAAGTTCCAATGATCAATGCACTATGATATGTAAGTGAGTATTTCATATTTCAAATGCGAGAGTAGCTCTTGTCTAAAGCTGCTCGCCACCTCTTCAAGCAAATGGGCTTTGATTCTAATGGCAATAACGATAGATATGAAAAATGAGGAAGCGATACCTCATAAAGTGTCCTCTCCTTGTTCGTAAGACGTAAGACACTCCACATCAGAACTTTCCTTGGATCACAGGCCAAAACATGTCAAGGGCAAAAACTACTGCTAGGATGGTTTGGTACTTTTGAATACCTTCCGGGCAGCCAATTGAAAAACTATAGTACAAGCAAGCTAGAAACGCTTTTAAACGGGGAAAGATCTGCCAAAATGTTTACAAACGCTTGACAGGATCAACTTCCGTGCTCCCGCTAAAACAGCACATGCtaacaaaaattgaattcaGTCAACATCCATGGCCTGTTCCTTCACGTCGTCGTTACTAGTCCAGAGCTTAATTGTTCTGTCATGCGACACTGTAACTATATGACTTGCATCTGCACAAAAAGCACATTCATGAGCAGTTAGCAGGTCGAGAGGAATCCATATCGAGGGAAGAAATACCATGTCAGCTGACATTATTCAACAGTGAAATGCTCTGTTTTCCTCTATTCTTGTGGGATTAATCAGTTTGTCATTACTCTTTCATGCTTTACAATGTCAAGTAACATAATTCAACAGTGAAATGCTCTGTTTTCCTCTATTCTTGGGGGGATTAATCAGTTTGTCATCACAATACCAAGAATTTCCCGATGCAAATTTCTGAATACTATGGAGTAACAGTTTAAGAGACATCTGCATTTACAGTAAGTTCCAAAAGGCTTTGTAACAACTGAGCAATCAGAGTTCTCACAGATGCATTTGACAGTATTTCTAGATCACAATAGTCACCAATGTCACCCCGCAATCCACATGATCGTGCTATCTGCTTTTGAACAGATTTACCTAATCACCAGCTCATAGGTACCCACATGACaataaagccaaatatttggtTCCCACGTCACCAGGGCTGATCAAATTTCAAGGATCATAATCATGCATTACTGGCCAATTTATGAAATTGCAAAAGAACACTCTATCACAAGAATCAAAAGTAAGTCACAACAGAATATAACATGCATTTTTCTCTGAAACCACAGGGGTTTCAGAGCCACCTAACCTATCAATTTGGTTACTTAAACTTCAAACACCAGTCAAAATGAACAATATACAGTGCCATCCCCCAAATGTTGCTATGTCATGCCCAACCACCATCACCTCATAACATCTAGTCTGGCCATCGTATaaacattttatttctttttatctggGTGTGGGTACTGGGTATGCACTAAAAAATTGTATAGACTGACCAATAACCACCAATTACCATAGTTGTTGCATATTGCTCCCATCCCACCCACTTCATCTCTTGAAACTTAGTGCTTTGCAATTGTTTTCTTGGGATTGCAACCATCAGAATGTTAAAGAACCCATTTGCTAAAGATACATATAAAAACTGGACAATTCAATTTACTTCCAGAAAGATTGTCCTGAAAGTAAGTATGCTCAAATTGACAGAGAGAATACTATGGAACCATACAGAGGCTTGGTTCATCTTATGGCACATATCTTCCATGCTCAGCCACAACAAAACTTTCCCTACTACTAAGTGAGTAGAGCACTAATCATATTGCACAAAGTTTTTCATCATCTACCCTCAAAACCATAAATCCAAGAGAATCATAACTATGTTATGCTTGCATAAGAGTGAAGAAACTTACCCGCAGTGATATCCACTGATGTTATTTTGGCTTCATGCACTGACAAAGTTTTCACTGGCTTAAAGTCCCGGGCCGACCAGACCTAATCACATGCAGACGCCAGATGTAATAAAACAAGAACAGATTTTTCTACAACAATATAATTTTAAGGCGGAAAGCCAATATAGTAAAACGAATACCTTTGCCGTAGTATCATATGATGCAGTCACCAGAAAATATCCTTCTTGAGGCTCAAATTTCACTTCTGATATAAGATTTGCATGAGCTGGAATAGTATACAatgactttttctttcttaaatcCCAAATACGACAGGTATTATCTTCACCACCGGTGGCTAAATGATATCCATTGGGTGAAAAGCTGACTCCCAGAACCTGGAAAGTGTATGGAAGAGGTATAAAAATCAACAGATAATATATTGGCAGCCAAGCATAAGTCAGTAACAACAAAGGGAAGTGTGCAACTCTAGAGACTCACCGGCTTAACATGTCCTTCCAAAGCAAGGATGCTTCTACCGGTGCGGAGGTCCCAAACACGTGCAAGAGCATCCAGTCCGCAAGATGCCACTAAGGATCCATCCCGGTGGAAGTCTATCCCATAGATACTTCTGCTATGGCCTTCTTGAAGAAGTAGTTCCTCACCACTTTCTATATCCCACAACCTCCATGTCTTGTCAAAGCTAGTCGTACCCAGGTACTTCCCTGATGGATGAAATGCAATACGACCAAGGCGATCCAGATGCCCCTCAAAAGTCTTCAAGATAGTTCCTTCAGTATTCCATAACTTTGCAGTCCGGTCAGCAGAAGCAGTTGCTATATGATTTTGCACCGGAGAAAAGGCCACATCAGTAGCACGTTCTGTGTGACCCTTCAATGTCAACACTCTATTCACTTGAGGCATGCGACATGTGTCCCATAACTTAGCAACTCCACTCATGGAACTAGCACAAGCAGAAAAGACTAAGCTAAGTGATTCTCATACAATTGCAAAGTCAAAATCGCTAACGTTCATGTCTACTCATGAAATATTATTTGGAAAGCCTGATTCCTAATTCATAATGAAAATGCACAATGAAGTCATGCTTGACACTACTCAGCATGATCTGGGCGTACAGCTAGGACATAAAGTCAATGAGATTTCATCCCTCGAGAGGCAATTTGGTTGGTTGAAATGTGGCTTTGTCGGGTGGACAAAGAGCTTCCAAGATTCAAATAAGCACTCATGCACTCTAACACGCATGCATCAAGGAGAGAGTAAGTGAATTACCATGTGGCAAGCAACTTTCCATCGTGGGAGAAAGAGCAGCCTGAAAGTGGTCGATCATCGCCAATCTCACTGCAATGCAAGGACAAGCTCTCTGCCTTTTTCAATGCCCAATCTATCTCTGCATCCACATCCTCATCAGGGTCATCCCTTCTCCTTCTTGCACGTTCAAGACGGAGTGCAGCCCTTGTGAtcgaaaattttgcaatatcTATTCTAGCATTGAAAAGAGCTTTCGATCCTTCAGTATAGAATGGATACTGAAGCATCTCTTCCTCGACATCCTCCGGTGCAGCGGAAGCAGCAGCCTCCTCATCCTCGTGGGCTTTCATGAGCTTCTCGAGCTGTCCTTCCGCATCTAATTTAGCCATAAGCATCCGCAGCCGGTCCCgcctctccatctctctttccCCAAAGAGGGTCATAGGTTCTCCGAGCCGACGAAGACGGGCACGCACAGCCTTATCATTAGTGGGCACCGCCAGAGCAGCACCGCGCCGCTTCATCATCAGATCCTGCATCGCCTTTTCATGCCGCTCCCGCACCAGCCTACTCTCTTCCGTAATCTCATACTCCGCAGTCGACCCGGCAGCGGTACCATCATGGTCTGAATCCGAGTCGCTACTTCCAGCCTCATCTCTTTTGGGTGCGGGAGGCCTCAAAACGGGAGGGCGGATGGGTAGAGGAGCCAGAGGTCGAAGGACCGGAGGAATTGTCGGAATGGGAGCAACCACAGGCACGGCGGGAGGAGGGATTACGGGGGGAAGTATTGGCGGGGCCGGCTGAAGGGTAACGCTATCGACGGCGGAAGCCAGAGCCGCCTGGCCATCGACGGCGGCATCGGTAGACTCCGCGAGGGCATTCAAATCTTCGAGATCCTCTTCAACACCCATGACGGCTGAGAAAAGACAAAGGTTCAAAACGAGACAGAGAGAAAAACACCAAGGCTGCCGCTTCGAGGGTTTGTGGAGTGGCCGTACCGAATTGACGGAACGCTAGGCAATCGACGCGATACGGGTCCTACTCGAATCAACACTCCAGGCGCGCGTCGCTAGCAGAAAACCATATATATCAAGCAGAACCTAAGCAAAAACACGCGACGTCTTCAACAATGGCGCAGGAGCTAACGAGGGATTCAGCCAAAAACCAGTCTTTTTCAAGAGAGAATCGGCCAGAAAGCAGAAACTGCAAACACACAGGAGGAGCACGCGAAGATTCAAGGGAATCCTCGCGCAGCAACAAAATGCCCtgcttctagagagagagagagagagagagagagggaacctGAAGGGATTGTAGCCGAAGCTTTTTTCAGCTGAAGCTTTCCTCGGTCGTTTGGAGGGCGCCGAGAGCGCAGTGCAGTAGCAGTGCAGGAGAAACGAGGACGACGGAGCTTTCTCCAACCTCCGACGACCCCGGGCTGCTGCGCCTCCTCCGCGAAGGATCATCGGATGGCGGGCTCGGGCCGAGGGTTATGCGGGTTATGGTTCGGCCCGGgacgggccgggccgggccaaTGGGGGGGCTCGAGTTTGATAAACTCTATCTACTCAAAACAAACATGTGGATCCGGCTTGTACGGGCCTGTCGAGGTCGGGTCAGGCCCATTAAAGCAAGCAGCATTTGCCTGCACCTGACTCGTGGGAATCGCAAGAACATAAACCGGAAAATtacacaaataattcattaattttgGCTCAACATTactatgaaatttttatttattcaatatggttcataaactaaatttttgttacatattcaatttaatcctcgAATTTTATGAAAACGATTAATGTGATTTAATGATTATAATAAGCgtatataaaaatttaggaattacaTCGAATAAACTAAAAACTTTGGGATGACATTGCATATTCGTTCAAAATTCATTAACTATTTTGGTGtcattttcttaatataaaGCCACCGGATCATATGACATGAGCTTTGCACAAGGTTCAATAGATATAAAGACAATACGTGGAATTACGTGATTGGTTCAGAATAAGtgaatttcatatttaaatcgCAACGACTTCCATTTCGAGTAATAGTAAGCATTTGTACACCTGATGTCACGTGAACAAAGGTAATTTTCAGTGCATTAGTAATGATTGGTCAAATCGAGAAATCGGACGCATGTGTTAGAGAAATTAAGAGAGCATGATGAATGGCCATCCCTCTGATCGGATATTCCATACCTGGCATGGTACTCTCGTTGCTCGCGTCGGTCGTCGCCTCTAAAAGAAACTCTGCATTCCGTAGAAACAGcgacagggaaaaaaaaacattctagGACGAAACGACATCGGAGGACATGAAACGACATAAAAGAAGTCGAAAATCTAAGCTTAGATACTCCTGGAAGGCTTAGCATATTCTGCTATTTATTTCGTACGTCAACCTCTCCAAACGGCCATTTGCGTATTCCACTCGCCGACCATCGCCGGCGACTCCTGCTTCACTTCTCTCTTCGACGGCCCAAATGGCGGCGTCACCATCGGCCGCTCGCTTCGCAACCCTCTCCTTCGCATTTCTGTTTCTGAACCTGCATCTGATCGCGCGCGGCTGTGCCGGCGGTGAGTATCGCGGGGAGAAGTTCCAGCGCCGGGCGTCGCCGCCGGAGAAGAGCCTCCCGGCGAGGCCGGGGTCGCCGTTCAAGATCGCTCTGTTCGCCGATTTGCACTTCGGGGAGAACGCGTGGACGGACTGGGGGCCCCGCCAGGACGTCAACTCCGTCAAGGTCATGTCCACTGTGCTCGACGATGAAGCTCCCGGTGAGTGCTCGTTCGGATTGGGTTCGTTTTCTTCCAGTGCGTTTCGCTTCGTGCTTAGCTCGGCCAGTGATTTGGCGAGCGCAGTGGACCGCCCGGATCCCGGAAATTGCGAGGATAGGTTTTTGGACTCGTGCCTTGAGAGAATTTGAGTGTGCTGTGGTTTATGCGCGTTGACGGTGGTCTGGACTGTAGTAGGAAACGATGGATAGAAGGGGAAAAGGTTGTTCATCTTTTGGGAAAATTAGGACTGCTGTTGATATTCATAGGCcttaaaatcttcaaatttttgcTCATGCTGCTGCTATTTCCGTGAATCCGCTTCCTACCTGCTAAGTTTAGTGCGGGGCTTTAATTCGTGGGTTTTGCGACACACTCGCTTGCTACTTTGCCCGGAAGCTCTTTGAAATAGAGACCTGTCTTTTGTCTCATTCACATTCTGATGAGACTCATCGAATTGCATTGCAGATTTCGTTGTATATCTTGGAGATGTCATTACGGCGAATAACATTCCAATAGCAAATGCAAGCTCGTACTGGGATCAAGCTCTATCTCCAACAAGATCGAGGGGCATACCCTATGCTAGTATCTTTGGAAACCATGACGATGCACCATTTGTGTGGCCATTGGAGTGGTTTTCCGCCCCGGGCATTCCTCTGGTTCAATGCCCTGTTGCAAATTC harbors:
- the LOC104444570 gene encoding UDP-N-acetylglucosamine--dolichyl-phosphate N-acetylglucosaminephosphotransferase, whose translation is MAARKRASASSDASAKPPRNEEAVKAEPKPAEAAPIDPPIAPPKLGFILKLSALFLAPYLYLILRHFDIDRELRRSILINAGLSLAGFFATVKLIPVASRYVLRRNLFGYDINKKGTPQGTVKVPESLGIAVGIVYLVLAIVFQYFNFTADSNWLVEYNAALASICFMILLGFTDDVLDVPWRVKLILPSFAALPLLMAYAGHTTIIIPKPLTPYVGMEILDLGWIYKLYMGLLAVFCTNSINIHAGLNGLEVGQTVVIAAAILLHNIIQIGASKDPEYMQAHAFSIYLVQPMLATSLALLSYNWYPSSVFVGDTYTYFAGMTMAVVGILGHYSETLLIFFLPQILNFLLSLPQLAGFVKCPRHRLPRFDPQSGLLTGTNDGTLVNFFLRAFGQKTEKSLCILLLLFQAMACGFCFLLRWLLAGWYK
- the LOC104444579 gene encoding U4/U6 small nuclear ribonucleoprotein PRP4-like protein, with translation MGVEEDLEDLNALAESTDAAVDGQAALASAVDSVTLQPAPPILPPVIPPPAVPVVAPIPTIPPVLRPLAPLPIRPPVLRPPAPKRDEAGSSDSDSDHDGTAAGSTAEYEITEESRLVRERHEKAMQDLMMKRRGAALAVPTNDKAVRARLRRLGEPMTLFGEREMERRDRLRMLMAKLDAEGQLEKLMKAHEDEEAAASAAPEDVEEEMLQYPFYTEGSKALFNARIDIAKFSITRAALRLERARRRRDDPDEDVDAEIDWALKKAESLSLHCSEIGDDRPLSGCSFSHDGKLLATCSMSGVAKLWDTCRMPQVNRVLTLKGHTERATDVAFSPVQNHIATASADRTAKLWNTEGTILKTFEGHLDRLGRIAFHPSGKYLGTTSFDKTWRLWDIESGEELLLQEGHSRSIYGIDFHRDGSLVASCGLDALARVWDLRTGRSILALEGHVKPVLGVSFSPNGYHLATGGEDNTCRIWDLRKKKSLYTIPAHANLISEVKFEPQEGYFLVTASYDTTAKVWSARDFKPVKTLSVHEAKITSVDITADASHIVTVSHDRTIKLWTSNDDVKEQAMDVD